The DNA segment AGAAACAGCGCTACGGGGTAGAGATACCGGGGCTTGCGCGTATCGTAGACCCGAACCAGAAAGCCCAGCGCGGTGAGCATGAACGCCGCGACGAGCACGTCACTGCGAAGAAACCGCGAGTAGTACAACAGGACGGGATTGGCCGCAAACAGGACGGCGAGCAACACCGTTTCGTGATCCCGCAGGTGCTCGCGAAACAACAGCGCCGACAGGGGGAACAGACCGCCGACGACCGCGACCGGGAGTCGGCCGAGCAGGTCGCTCGGCCCGAACAGCGCGAACAGCGGTTCGGCGACGTGATGGATGAACGGCCCGTGGATGATGGGGCGGTAGACGAACGCCCCGGTCTCCTCGTAGCGGAGGATCCAGTAGGCGACCCGAGCCTCGTCCCAGTGGGCCGTCCGGTAGCCGAGCCAGAACAGCCGGGCCGCGAGCGCGCCGAGCGCGATCGCGACCACGGCGAGGACGACCGTGTTGCGACTCCGGAGGGTATCGACCACCTGCGCCGAGCGCTGTCGACCACGAGGCTCCGGCGCGCTACCCGCGTCCATATCGGCACCTGTTCGGCCGGGGATATATGGGTTGTCGTCGCCGGTCGACCCCGGGACGGGTGACCTGTTCGCGTACGAGCACGTCACCGCCGGACGTACAGGCGGATCGTCGGCACTGCCTGCTCGTAGTATCGCAGACTGTAGGCTCCGCGGTCCTCGTAGCGGTCTTCGAGCCACTCGGTCGGAACGCTGTCGTCCCCCAGCCGGGTGATCACGACGTCTGGCTCGTGGCGCTCGACCCGGTCACGCAACTGGAATTCCCTGGCACAGGTCGCGTTCGCGTCCGCGGCCGCCAGGTACCACTGCATCGGCAGGAAGTTCCCGAAGTCGGCACAGACTGGTCGAACGTCTTTCGTCGAGCCGACGTACACCGGCCCGACGATCGATCCGTCCGCGCTGGCGTTGTCATAGACCAGTACGTCGGGGTTCTCGCCCGGCGCGGCCGCCTGTAGTTCCTCGATCACGGGGTCGAGGTCGTCGTGTGGCTGGCCGAACTGGACGAGTTCGTTGCTCTCGTGGGTCGGGTTGAGATAGACGTGGCTCAGCCCGGACCAGGCGACCGTCGAGGCGACCAACACGAGGATCAGTGCCGTCAGGCCGACATCGATCGAGTCGTTCTCGCGATAGGCGTCGCTGCCCCATCGATAGACCGTCGCCATCCCGACGGCGGCCGGGACCGACAGCGGCAGCAAGATATGGACGTTGTTCCACTTCCAGCCGGCGCCGATCGAGAGTCCGAGCGGGTAGCCGACGATCGACGCCACACCGGCATAAAACAGGAAAAAGACCAGCACGCGCCCCTCGGAGACGGCGTATCGCTCGCGGACGAACCCCGCGATCGCGAAGAAAACCAGCGGGGCCGACGTGTAGAACAGCCCGTCTCTGACCGCGGCGCCGAGTCGACCCTGATAGGTTTCGAATGTCAGATCGCCCGACTTGCCGCCCCAGGCGAGGTACTCGCCGCGGAACTGCTCGACGGTCGCATCGATCAACGGCCCCCATTTCGCCGGATCGCTCACGGCGTCCCCCAGGCCGACGGTCTCGGCTTCGACGGCCCCGGTGTACAGCCCTTCCAGCCCGTCGCCTCGTGGCGCGAACATGAACAGCCAGACCAGTGCGAACACTGCAACTGCGCCGATACCGTGCAGCGCGTACACGCCGATGCGTCGTCGCTCGCCTGGCTGGGTCTTCGCTCGTCGTACGACCAGTCGGCCCGCCGCAGCCAGCACGCGGAGTCGGTCGAGGCCGGTCCGGTCCGACCCTGGACGGTCGAGCGCGCGGTCGGCCACGAGCACGCCCGCGCCGAGCCAGGTGAGGACGTACAGCAGCGAGTTCTCCTTGGATGCGACCGCGAGCGCGAGGAACAACGTGCCGCCGTAGAGATACCGAACCCGCCGACGGTCGAACAACCGGACGAGCATGCCGAGCGCGACGAATGCGAAGGTCCCGACCAGAACGTCGCTGCGCATGAACCGCGAGTAGTACAGCAGCACGGGATTGAACGCCAGAAACAGCGAGAGCGCGATAGTCTCTGATCGCCGGAGGTGATCACGAAATAGCAGCGCGGAAAGCGGGAGCAGGCCCCCGATCACCGCCACCGGCAGCCGCATCACGAAGTCGCTCGGTCCGACCAGTCCGAACAGCCAGCGATCGACGTGCTGGATAAACGGGCCGTGGACGATCGACCGGTACGCGAAGTGCCCCTCTTCCTGGGCGTACAGCGTCCAGTAGGCGACGCGGGCCTCGTCCCAGTGGGCCGGCCGCGCACCGAGCGCGACCAGTCGGGCGACAAGCGCAAGGACGGTGACGACTGCGACGCCGAGGAGGACGGCGTCGTACTCGCGAACACGGGAGACGAGCGGATGCGGGCTCGGCGACGGGGAGGTCCGTGCGTCCGGCTGGGCGTCGGACATGCCCGGATGGGTGGTGCGAGCGGATAGAAATCTTCCGGTCGATCATACTGCCGACTGTAACTTCGTGAAAACATTCGCCACCCGGGGTGGCGAAATTCTTCACGTGATTACAGACGGTCGTATCACCGCCTCCGCGCGGGAACGGTACATCTTTCACCGACGGCGCCGACCCGCCAGACATGGTCAGGCTCGGGCTGGTGATCGGCCAGTACGACAAGCACGGAGCGGTCCTCTCGGAGATGGAGCAGTCGGCCCGCGAGGCCGCCGACGAGCGCGGCGCGGAGATCGTCGAGACCCTGGAAGTCCCGGGCGCGTACGATACGCCGCTGGCGGCAGACCGGCTCGCCCGTCGTGACGAGATCGACGCCGTGGTCACGCTCGGGGTCATCATCTCGGGAGACACCGACCACGATCAGGTGATCGGCCACGCCGCCGCACAGGGGCTCACCGACGTGAGTCTCGATCGGGACACACCCGTGACTCTGGGAGTCATCGGCCCGGGCATGAGCCAGGACGAAGCCGCGGCCCGCACCCACAAAGGGCGCGAGGCCGTCGAGAGCGCCATCGACATCGTTTCCGAACTATGAGTCAGGTACACCAACTATGAGCTACGAACCAGATTTCGCCGACCGCGTACAGCGCGTCGAACCGTCCGCGACGATCGCCATCTCGAACCTCGCCGCCGAGCTCGAAGCCGAGGGCAAGGACGTCGTCGACCTCTCGGTCGGCGAGCCCGATTTCGACACGCCCGAACCGATCAAAGGGGCCGCCAAGGACGCGATGGACGCCGGCCACGTCGGCTACACCTCCTCGAACGGCATCCCCGCACTGAAGGATGCGATCGTCGAGAAACTGCACGACGACGGCCTCTCCCAGTACGGCACTGAGAATATCATCGTCACGCCCGGCGGCAAGCAGGCCCTCTACGAGGTCTTTCAGACAGTGATCGACGACGGGGACGAAGTCGTCCTGTTGGATCCCGCTTGGGTCTCTTACGAGGCGATGGCCAAACTCGCCGGCGGGTCGCTGGCCCGCGTCGATACGTCCGCTCACGACTTCGACCTCGAACCCGCGCTGGACGATCTGGCCGAGACGGTCAGCGACGACACCGAACTGCTGGTGGTCAACTCCCCGGGTAACCCTCACGGGTCGGTCTACTCCCGGGAGGCACTGGAAGGCGTGCGCGACCTGGCCGTCGAGCACGACTTCGCCGTGATCTCCGACGAGATCTACAAGGAGATCACCTACGACGACGCCGAGCCGATCAGCCTCGGCACCCTGGACGGAATGGAGGATCGGACGATCACGCTCAACGGCTTCTCGAAGGCCTACGCGATGACGGGCTGGCGGCTGGGCTATTTCGCCGCCCCCGAGTCGATCGTCGAACAGGCCGGGAAACTGCACAGCCACTCGGTGACGTGTGCGGTCAACTTTGTCCAGCATGCCGGCGTCACGGCCCTCGAAGCGGTGGACGAAGAGATCGTCGAGATGCGCGACGCCTTCGAGGAACGGCGGGACATGCTCGTGGATCTGTTCGCCGAGCACGGCAAGGACGTGCCCGTCCCCGAAGGTGCGTTCTACCTGATGCTACCCGTTCGTGAGGACGATCAAGCGTGGGCCGAGGAGGCCGTCGAGCAGGCCCAGGTCGCCACGGTTCCGGGCAGTCCCTTCGGCACGCCGGGATACGTCCGACTCTCGTATGCGGCGAGCAAGGAGCGACTCCGCGAGGGCGTCGAACGGCTGGCCGAGGCGGACCTGTTGTAGGAGTTCGTGCCAGGGGTCCGTCTGAGCCGGATCTGCT comes from the Halapricum desulfuricans genome and includes:
- a CDS encoding flippase activity-associated protein Agl23; translation: MSDAQPDARTSPSPSPHPLVSRVREYDAVLLGVAVVTVLALVARLVALGARPAHWDEARVAYWTLYAQEEGHFAYRSIVHGPFIQHVDRWLFGLVGPSDFVMRLPVAVIGGLLPLSALLFRDHLRRSETIALSLFLAFNPVLLYYSRFMRSDVLVGTFAFVALGMLVRLFDRRRVRYLYGGTLFLALAVASKENSLLYVLTWLGAGVLVADRALDRPGSDRTGLDRLRVLAAAGRLVVRRAKTQPGERRRIGVYALHGIGAVAVFALVWLFMFAPRGDGLEGLYTGAVEAETVGLGDAVSDPAKWGPLIDATVEQFRGEYLAWGGKSGDLTFETYQGRLGAAVRDGLFYTSAPLVFFAIAGFVRERYAVSEGRVLVFFLFYAGVASIVGYPLGLSIGAGWKWNNVHILLPLSVPAAVGMATVYRWGSDAYRENDSIDVGLTALILVLVASTVAWSGLSHVYLNPTHESNELVQFGQPHDDLDPVIEELQAAAPGENPDVLVYDNASADGSIVGPVYVGSTKDVRPVCADFGNFLPMQWYLAAADANATCAREFQLRDRVERHEPDVVITRLGDDSVPTEWLEDRYEDRGAYSLRYYEQAVPTIRLYVRR
- the ribH gene encoding 6,7-dimethyl-8-ribityllumazine synthase — translated: MVRLGLVIGQYDKHGAVLSEMEQSAREAADERGAEIVETLEVPGAYDTPLAADRLARRDEIDAVVTLGVIISGDTDHDQVIGHAAAQGLTDVSLDRDTPVTLGVIGPGMSQDEAAARTHKGREAVESAIDIVSEL
- a CDS encoding pyridoxal phosphate-dependent aminotransferase, translating into MSYEPDFADRVQRVEPSATIAISNLAAELEAEGKDVVDLSVGEPDFDTPEPIKGAAKDAMDAGHVGYTSSNGIPALKDAIVEKLHDDGLSQYGTENIIVTPGGKQALYEVFQTVIDDGDEVVLLDPAWVSYEAMAKLAGGSLARVDTSAHDFDLEPALDDLAETVSDDTELLVVNSPGNPHGSVYSREALEGVRDLAVEHDFAVISDEIYKEITYDDAEPISLGTLDGMEDRTITLNGFSKAYAMTGWRLGYFAAPESIVEQAGKLHSHSVTCAVNFVQHAGVTALEAVDEEIVEMRDAFEERRDMLVDLFAEHGKDVPVPEGAFYLMLPVREDDQAWAEEAVEQAQVATVPGSPFGTPGYVRLSYAASKERLREGVERLAEADLL